Proteins from a genomic interval of Neoarius graeffei isolate fNeoGra1 chromosome 24, fNeoGra1.pri, whole genome shotgun sequence:
- the gstt2 gene encoding glutathione S-transferase theta-2 — MLKVFVDLMSQPCRALIIFLTVNKIPHTVHTVALRKGQNRTSEFTKLNPMQKVPVMEEDGFVLTESDAILKYLAAAYTVPDHWYPRQPQKRARVDEYTAWHHMNTRLHASKVFITEVLMPRMTGQPVDNVKLQHALRELDKTLDKLETMFLKEKDFLCGDDLTLADLLAVCELMQPLGGGRDVLVNRPRLQEWKSRVQSVLGNPFDHAHKVLYRLKDKHISKL, encoded by the exons ATGCTGAAGGTGTTTGTGGATCTGATGTCACAGCCATGTCGGGCTCTCATCATCTTCCTCACCGTCAATAAAATCCCACACACTGTTCACACCGTGGCGCTGCGGAAAg gacagaACAGAACTTCAGAGTTCACTAAACTGAACCCAATGCAGAAAGTTCCGGTCATGGAGGAAGACGGTTTCGTCCTCACGGAGAG TGATGCCATACTGAAATATCTGGCCGCTGCCTACACTGTCCCGGACCACTGGTATCCACGGCAACCACAGAAGAGGGCGAGAGTGGACGAGTACACGGCCTGGCATCACATGAACACACGCCTCCATGCCTCCAAAGTGTTCATCACAGAG gtattaATGCCACGGATGACAGGACAGCCAGTGGACAATGTTAAACTGCAGCATGCTCTGAGGGAACTAGACAAGACGCTGGACAAACTGGAGACGATGTTTCTGAAGGAGAAGGACTTCCTGTGTGGCGATGACCTCACACTGGCCGACCTACTtgctgtctgtgagctcatgcag ccCTTAGGTGGAGGCAGAGACGTGCTGGTGAATCGGCcgaggctgcaggagtggaagagTCGGGTTCAGTCTGTGCTCGGTAACCCATTTGATCACGCCCATAAAGTCCTGTACAGACTGAAAGATAAACACATCAGCAAACtctaa